A DNA window from Jaculus jaculus isolate mJacJac1 chromosome 1, mJacJac1.mat.Y.cur, whole genome shotgun sequence contains the following coding sequences:
- the C1H10orf62 gene encoding uncharacterized protein C10orf62 homolog, whose translation MLWTQRKKRRKITPDPAQDEYPEFYRANDSWIKSHFSRLSEERMRPHCYASPIYSVSLPESGNRDAITTVHTEVRGEGGATLRRDSFASRQKMAGSLVTKENHKEAGRSSSVEEATWAAVAACAKEIDAKGHHLADSLLQRASAHQPTGHLESRDINPEDLKALEEVELKLKGNFFTHCETSMAGANHTQTFYSQSQHGHQSHSGHQSHQGHPSHQSHSGHQSRQGHPVYSSHQGQPGHLSHQGHSDHSSHQTHLGHSSHQNHPGHLILQGHLGHSSHQSHSLPNRSH comes from the coding sequence ATGCTGTGGActcagaggaagaagagaaggaagataaCCCCGGATCCTGCCCAAGATGAGTATCCAGAATTCTATCGAGCAAATGACAGCTGGATCAAATCTCACTTTAGCCGCCTCTCTGAGGAGAGGATGCGCCCTCACTGTTATGCCAGCCCCATCTACAGTGTCTCCCTACCTGAGAGCGGGAACAGGGATGCCATTACCACTGTCCACACGGAGGTGCGTGGGGAAGGAGGCGCAACTCTGCGCAGGGACTCCTTCGCCAGCAGGCAGAAGATGGCTGGGTCCTTGGTGACCAAAGAGAACCACAAGGAGGCAGGAAGGTCTTCATCCGTGGAGGAGGCCACATGGGCTGCCGTGGCTGCTTGTGCCAAGGAGATCGATGCCAAGGGACATCACCTGGCTGACTCCCTGCTACAGCGTGCATCAGCTCACCAGCCCACAGGCCACTTGGAGTCGAGGGACATCAATCCAGAGGacctgaaggccctggaggaGGTGGAGCTGAAGCTGAAAGGGAATTTTTTCACCCATTGTGAAACCTCCATGGCTGGTGCCAACCACACACAGACTTTCTATAGCCAGAGCCAGCATGGCCACCAGAGCCATTCAGGACACCAGAGCCACCAGGGCCATCCAAGCCACCAGAGCCACTCAGGACACCAGAGCCGCCAGGGTCATCCTGTTTACTCCAGCCACCAGGGTCAACCAGGTCACCTGAGCCACCAGGGTCATTCAGATCACTCAAGCCACCAGACTCATCTGGGTCATTCGAGTCATCAGAATCACCCAGGCCACTTGATTCTCCAGGGTCATCTGGGTCACTCAAGCCACCAGAGCCATAGCCTGCCCAACCGCAGCCACTAG